From the genome of Thermodesulforhabdaceae bacterium:
CAATTGAACGAGACGTCGCTGATAGACAAAATAAAAAGTAGATCTGCTAAGGTCGGCATAGTAGGTCTTGGATATGTAGGGCTTCCTCTGGCTATACATTGTATTCAAGCAGGTTTTTCCGTGCTTGGATTTGACATAGACAAAACAAAGGTTGAAAACATTCTGGCAGGGAAAAGCTACATCAAACACGTTTCAGAAGAAGCCATTGGGAAGTTTGTAGCGGAAGGTAAATTACAGGCAACCTGGGAACTGGATAGACTATCCGAACCGGACTGCGTGATTGTTTGCGTTCCCACGCCCCTTACAAGACATCGAGAACCGGATCTCAGGTTTGTAATTGCAACCACCGAGAGCATATCCAGAACACTTCGCCCCGGTCAGTTAATATCGCTAGAAAGCACCACCTATCCCGGAACAACCGAGGAAGTTCTTCTCCCTATTCTGGAAAGAAAGGGGCTTAAGGTGGGAGAAGATTTTTTTCTTGCTTTTTCACCGGAAAGAGAAGATCCCGGAAATCCTCATTACAATACAGCCAACACACCCAAAATAGTTGGGGGAGTAACCGATGCATGCCTCGAAGTGGCTAAAACATTTTATGAGACCGTAACAGTTCGAGTAGTCCCCGTTTCATCACCTAAGGTCGCCGAATTTGCCAAACTTCTCGAAAATATCTACCGGAGTGTCAACATAGCTCTTGTTAACGAAATGAAAATGATTGCTCAGCGGATGAATATCAACATCTGGGAGGTGATAGACGCTGCCGCCACAAAACCCTTCGGTTTTACCCCCTTCTATCCGGGACCTGGGCTTGGTGGGCATTGTATCCCTATAGATCCTTTTTATCTTTCCTGGAAAGCAAGAGAATATAATCTTACGGCTAGATTCATCGAGCTTGCCGGTGAAATCAACGTGGCAATGCCCAATTATGTTCTCCAGCGTATTACGGAAGCACTTAACGACCATGGGAAATGCCTCAAGGGAAGCTCTATACTTATACTAGGGGTTGCTTACAAAAAAGATGTGGACGACGACAGAGAATCTCCCGCTTATCCCCTTATGGAACTTTTAATGGAGCGAGGAGCAAGAGTAGCTTACAATGACCCATTCATCCCCCGCCTTAAACCAACAAGAAAATATCGCTTTGATCTGGTTTCGACGGAACTCACAGAAGAATCCCTAAAATCTTTTGATGCGGTGGTCATAGTGACAGATCATTCTGCATACGACTATCAGTGGATTGTAAAAAACGCTCAACTGGTGATTGACACTCGTAATGCTACAAAACACGTGAAGGAATGGCGCGAGAAAATTGTCTTTGCTTAAGCAGCAATGTCAAGAAAGGTTCTGAGTTAAAAATCAATAACCAGACAGTGGGTAGCGGAAGCGTATCTTATTCTAAAGAGGGATAGCCATCCAACACAGCCATCCCTCTAATGTTTGTCAGAAAGTGAAGACCTTATAGTCGGGATCTGCCATTTTGGCGACAAGCACAGGAGCACCGGCAATTTCGGCTCCCTGGATTATATCCTCTGGACCTATAAGGCGTTTATCAGCACAGGCTTTACAAACATAGATGGGGGCTTTTAGGGAAATGAGTCTGTCAATAAAATCCTTCATGCGTTCCCCTGTTGGCGCGTAAATACCTTCAGCCATCCCTACCTGAGCCCAGTGAATAGCGTCGTCTATTAGAAAAACTTCTACATTGTTACCACTTTCAGCCGCAAGTGCTGCGAATTGAAAAGATCTGGTCGCTCCACCTGCTTTTTCCAGTCCTTTAGAGATTATAAACAAAAGTTTTTGAGCCACGACATCACCTCCTTATTTTGTTGAGATTAATACACCAGTGTTGCCTTAGCCGAAAGAATCTCCTGAGTAAGAGTGGCACCGGCGATAAGTGTTGTGCCCTCTATAAGATCTTTTTCCTCAATTTTTCGTTCCTTAACACAGGGAGTGCAGACAAGGATTTTTCCCCCTTGTTGCAAGAAGCTTTCAATTAGTTGTTTAAGCGGCGGCAGTCCCGATGCATGAATGTGGTCAGCATAACCCTTTTTAGCCAGATAGACGCCTGTTCCCTGGAGCACTATAACGGCTTCCACGTCCATCGCCTGAGCCGCGTTAGCCATCATAAAAGGAAATGTGGCTCTTTCTGGATCTTCACCAGCATGAGTTGCAATGTAAACAATCTTTTCGTCAGCCATAACGCTTCTCCTCCTGTTATTGTTCTGCGTAACGCCTTAAAAATTCCCCTAAATCCTCAACTTCGCCTCCAGCCCTTTTAAGATTCTCAAAACATACAGGGCACATTGTAATAATCTGCGCTCCCGTGCTGCTGAGTTGTTTCAGTCGTTTTGATGCTATCTCCCTGGAAAGCTTTGGCGAAACCGATTCGGCGGGACCTCCACAGCAGTGAGTAAACGTTCCGGACTGCTGCACATCCAGCACTTCAACTCCTAAGTCGGTTAGTAAACGCCTTGGAACATGGGAAAGGTTCAAATATCTACCAAAGAAACAGGGATCATGTAATGTAACCCGCAATCCCTTGAAACCATCTCCCCGAAGCCTGAGAAGTTCCATGTAGGTGTAAACATTAAAGCTGGAACCGACATATTTGGGATAGAGCACCTTAAAAGCGTAAGTTGTGTGAGGATCAATGGTGATGATGGTTTTAATACCGTCATTTGCCAGCTTATCACTGACTCGACTGGCATGATCTACAAAGCCTTCTTCATCGCCCAGGTCATAGAGCAAAATCCCGCTGTAAAGATCCAGTTCGGGACGGTAGGCAAAACGAATTCCTGAAAGTTGTAGT
Proteins encoded in this window:
- a CDS encoding nucleotide sugar dehydrogenase, translating into MNETSLIDKIKSRSAKVGIVGLGYVGLPLAIHCIQAGFSVLGFDIDKTKVENILAGKSYIKHVSEEAIGKFVAEGKLQATWELDRLSEPDCVIVCVPTPLTRHREPDLRFVIATTESISRTLRPGQLISLESTTYPGTTEEVLLPILERKGLKVGEDFFLAFSPEREDPGNPHYNTANTPKIVGGVTDACLEVAKTFYETVTVRVVPVSSPKVAEFAKLLENIYRSVNIALVNEMKMIAQRMNINIWEVIDAAATKPFGFTPFYPGPGLGGHCIPIDPFYLSWKAREYNLTARFIELAGEINVAMPNYVLQRITEALNDHGKCLKGSSILILGVAYKKDVDDDRESPAYPLMELLMERGARVAYNDPFIPRLKPTRKYRFDLVSTELTEESLKSFDAVVIVTDHSAYDYQWIVKNAQLVIDTRNATKHVKEWREKIVFA
- a CDS encoding DsrE family protein, which gives rise to MAQKLLFIISKGLEKAGGATRSFQFAALAAESGNNVEVFLIDDAIHWAQVGMAEGIYAPTGERMKDFIDRLISLKAPIYVCKACADKRLIGPEDIIQGAEIAGAPVLVAKMADPDYKVFTF
- a CDS encoding DsrE family protein, coding for MADEKIVYIATHAGEDPERATFPFMMANAAQAMDVEAVIVLQGTGVYLAKKGYADHIHASGLPPLKQLIESFLQQGGKILVCTPCVKERKIEEKDLIEGTTLIAGATLTQEILSAKATLVY
- a CDS encoding (Fe-S)-binding protein → MYDPRVIVDLIGRNVGNTGNPFAVLPSAINRWWKNLKIPRDGDTILVTGLMIQFLPLIRKVTRIMEQFEDTPRASWIKYSSLVPIPFIQLGSFVALSNRKLASSEKLLRNIVELLQLSGIRFAYRPELDLYSGILLYDLGDEEGFVDHASRVSDKLANDGIKTIITIDPHTTYAFKVLYPKYVGSSFNVYTYMELLRLRGDGFKGLRVTLHDPCFFGRYLNLSHVPRRLLTDLGVEVLDVQQSGTFTHCCGGPAESVSPKLSREIASKRLKQLSSTGAQIITMCPVCFENLKRAGGEVEDLGEFLRRYAEQ